The Falco peregrinus isolate bFalPer1 chromosome 1, bFalPer1.pri, whole genome shotgun sequence genome has a window encoding:
- the EHD4 gene encoding EH domain-containing protein 4 produces MFSWLGRQGGGRERGGGDVVQTVTGGLRDLYLRKLLPLEEHYRFHDFHSPALEEADFENKPMVLLVGQYSTGKTTFIRYLLEQDFPGMRIGPEPTTDSFIAVMYGDSEGSIPGNALVVDPKKPFRKLSRFGNAFLNRFMCSQLPNQVLKSISIIDSPGILSGEKQRISRGYDFCQVLQWFAERVDRIILLFDAHKLDISDEFSEAIKSFRGQDDKIRVVLNKADQVDTQQLMRVYGALMWSLGKVINTPEVLRVYIGSFWAHPLRNTENRRLFEAEAQDLFEDIQSLPQKAAVRKLNDLIKRARLAKVHAYIISHLKKEMPSVFGKENKKKELISRLPEIYIQLQREYHISAGDFPEVKKMQELLETCDFTKFHSLKPKLIEAVDNMLANKIASLMSLIRQEESNMPTEIVHGGAFDGTMAGPFGHGYGEGAKEGADEDEWVVAKDKPAYDEIFYTLSPINGKISGISAKKEMVTSKLPNSVLGKIWKLADCDGDGMLDDEEFALAKHLIKIKLDGYELPGTLPSHLVPPSHRKPFQTAERGIQGEE; encoded by the exons atgttcagctggctggggcggcagggcggcgggcgggagcgcggcggcggcgacGTGGTGCAGACGGTGACCGGGGGGCTGCGGGACCTCTACCTCCGCAAGCTGCTGCCGCTGGAGGAGCACTACCGGTTCCATGACTTCCACTCGCCCGCCCTGGAGGAGGCCGACTTCGAGAACAAGCccatggtgctgctggtggggcagtACAGCACCGGCAAGACGACGTTCATCCG ATACCTGCTTGAACAAGACTTTCCAGGAATGCGGATCGGTCCAGAGCCCACCACGGATTCTTTTATTGCTGTGATGTATGGAGATTCAGAAGGAAGCATTCCTGGAAATGCCCTAGTTGTTGATCCTAAGAAGCCATTCCGCAAACTTAGCCGCTTtggaaatgctttcctgaacaG GTTCATGTGTTCCCAGTTACCTAACCAGGTACTGAAGAGCATCAGTATCATTGACAGCCCTGGCATTCTTTCTGGAGAGAAGCAGCGCATCAGCAGAG GCTATGACTTCTGCCAAGTCCTCCAGTGGTTTGCTGAGAGGGTCGACCGCATCATCCTGCTTTTTGATGCCCATAAGCTGGATATATCAGATGAGTTTTCAGAGGCTATTAAATCATTCCGGGGCCAGGATGACAAGATTCGAGTGGTGCTTAATAAGGCTGACCAAGTGGACACACAGCAGCTGATGAGGGTCTACGGTGCACTCATGTGGTCCCTGGGAAAGGTGATCAACACTCCAGAGGTGCTGCGGGTCTACATTGGCTCATTCTGGGCCCATCCTCTCCGAAACACAGAGAATCGAAGACTCTTTGAAGCTGAAGCACAGGATCTTTTCGAGGATATCCAGAGTCTCCCGCAGAAGGCTGCTGTGCGAAAACTCAATGATCTCATTAAGAGGGCAAGACTTGCAAAG GTTCACGCTTACATCATCAGccatctgaaaaaagaaatgcccTCTGTATTTGGAAAAGAGAACAAGAAGAAGGAGCTGATCAGCAGATTACCAGAGATCTATATCCAGCTGCAAAGGGAATACCATATCTCAGCAGGGGACTTCCCTGAAGTCAAGAAAATGCAG GAGCTGTTGGAGACTTGCGACTTTACCAAATTTCATTCTTTGAAACCAAAGCTAATTGAGGCTGTGGATAACATGCTGGCCAACAAAATTGCTTCCCTGATGAGCCTGATCAGACAGGAAGAGAGCAATATGCCCACAGAGATAGTACATGGTGGAGCATTTGATGGCACCATGGCAGGACCATTTGGCCACGGATACGGAGAAGGTGCTAAGGAAGGAGCTGACGAAGATGAATGGGTTGTTGCCAAAGATAAACCTGCTTATGATGAGATTTTCTACACTCTCTCGCCAATCAATGGCAAAATATCTGGGATTAGTGCAAAGAAGGAGATGGTGACTTCTAAACTACCCAACAGTGTCTTGGGGAAGATCTGGAAACTTGCAGACTGTGATGGTGATGGGATGCTGGATGATGAGGAGTTTGCATTAGCAAAACATCTCATCAAGATTAAACTGGATGGATATGAACTGCCAGGCACGCTACCTTCCCACCTGGTGCCGCCATCTCACAGGAAACCTTTCCAGACAGCAGAGCGAGGAATACAAGGAGAAGAATGA